Below is a window of Syntrophus gentianae DNA.
ATGTCCAGATTTTAGAACTTACCGCTCAGAAAGATGCGCAGATCGGGGAACTCTCCCGAAAAATCGAACCTCTGCAGCGCCAGCTGACCACCCTGCAGCATCAGATGGAACAGATGCTCCGGCGCCTCGACGGATGAAAGCGAATCTTCCGCCAGCCTCCTCTCCGCGTCGATGCCCGATCATCCCGTCACCCGATGCAAAGCCAATGTAGGGCTGATCGCCCATCTGATCGTCAGCAAGTTCGCCGATCACCTCCCTTTATACCGTCAGGACGGCTTTTTTAAGCGGGAAGGCATGACGATACCCCGAGCGACCCAGGCCAGTTGGCTGATGCAGACCTACGTGAGCATCAGTGCTCTGAAAAAGGCCTTCAGGCAGGCCGTCATTGGGGAAGCCGACATTCTGTTCACCGACGACACGCCCATTCCCCTGCAAGTCAAGGGGAACGGAAAGCTCAAAAAGGCCAGACTGTGGGTATATCTGCGGGAAGGGACCGATCCTCCGCTGGTGGCCTACGATTTCTCTCTTGATCGCAGTAAGCTGCGTCCCATTGATTACTTTGAAGGTTATCGAGGCTATGTCCATGCTGACGCCTATAGCGGCTACGATGAACTCTTCCGCAAAGAGGAGCTCATCGTAGTGGGCTGCTGGGCTCATGCACGAAGAAAGTTCGATGAAGCGATTTCTTCACGCCCCCAGGAGGCAACGGACATCTTGGCCCGAATCGCCATGCTCTATCATGAAGTGGAAACGCCCTGCTCTCATGTCACCCCGGAAGAGCATCGGCACCGTCGTCAGGAACATGCCGCACCGATCCTTGCCGGAATCTTCGAAAAGCTTGAAGAACTGAGGTCGCAAACGATTCCTTCCGAACCCCTCCGCAAGGCGGTGGACTATGCCTTGAATCAACGCCATGCCCTGTGCCGCTATTTGAAAGACGGACGGCTCCGGCCGGACAAAAACCTGGCGGAGAATGCCATGTGCCCCGTAACCCTGGGCCGCAAGAACTGGCTTTTCGTCGGCAGCGAACGAGGTGGCCGGGCGGCGGCCCTGTCCATGAGTCTCATCCAGTCCTGTAAGAACTGTGACATCAATCCCTGGGAGTACTTCGATGATATGCTCCGCCGGATCATGAGCCATCCCATCAGTCGCTTGAGGGAACTGCTCCCCGATCAGTGGAAGCCGCTGCCCAAAGACGAACGCGGTTTGCTCCTGCCTACCAAGCCCTGAGATGTCCTGACCGGTCTTAGACTGCGCATTCCATTAGCGCGGCCAAAATCCTTACTTTATCCTTTTTCAAAGAACAGAGCAGTCTCTTACTGACTGCCGGATCAATACCCCATCTGGAAAGAAGTTCCAAGATGACTTCGTCGTACGCTTACGAAGAAAAGGATGATAGGGGCGGCGAGTCTGGTCATGAACGCAGAGATGACATCAGGAGAACTGGCTGTTTTTGTCCACGACAGTTACCAGGGAAAGGGACTTGGAACCAGGCTCTTAAAGGCACTGATTGACATCGCCCGGAAAAATCTCTTCCGGAAGTGCATGTGGAGGTCCTTTCGGAGAATACACCGATGCTGGGAATTTTCAGAAGGTTTGGATTTACAATCCGTCGCCTTCCCGGGGGCTCCAGTGAATGCCTGTTGAAATTGACCTGATGAGTGGAAATCTTCCAGTTAGCGAAAAAAGGGCAGGGTCGCTATGACGAGCCGATCGCGTAGCGTGTTGATGGACCGTTATAATGCACGAGAAATTCTTACATTTATAAATAGTTGAACGATATCCTCTTTCAGGAAGATAATTCACTTAAAGAAAAAGCCTCTAATCCGAAGAAATTAGGGGCTTTTTCCATCATGATAATGCAGTTTTCAACACATTAAGCGATCGGCTCGTCGCTATGACCCTGCCCTTCCGTCATAAACCGGTGATGCGTTTTGTTACTTCTGAAAATTTCTCCGTAGCCCTACAAGTCCCATTAAACCTGAACCGAGGAGCCAGCAGGCAGCGGGGATGGGCACAGGGGCCACCGTTATGGATCCACCATTGAGAGTTGGACTGCCATATTGTATGTTACTGGCGCCCTTGACGTCATTCCCTCCCGATCCATAATTAATAAACATAAGCGAACTCATACCGAAATTGTCGCCACTGAAGGACAAGGTCGCCAGGGTAATTGGTCCGGCTCCCTGAAGCGAAGCCAGGTCAGCATCTGCCAGAAAGGACACTTCGGCCAGGTCAATCACCCCGGGCAAGAGATTAAAATCTGTGCTAGCTTCGAATAATGTCTCGTTCCCCAACATCGTTCCGAAGATAACGCTTGTTGCCGTCAAAATCGATGAATCATAAGATACGTCAAAATCGTAGGCAGAGACTATCTCCGATGTACTTTCAAAAGTTGCAGTGATATCGACTAAAGCTGTGCCTCCCTGGTTTATGGTCTGCGAACTTGGTGAAAAACCGATGATGAGCGCAAGAGCAGAGGCGCTCGAAAAGAAACCCATCAAAGTGAGTATGAATAGAATAAGCAATGTCTTTTTCATCTTTTACCTCCTTAGTTCTGTTTCACTAGGGTGCACATTTAGGATTTGTACAACGAAGCGTACAACCTCTTGCGTCGTTAACTGTAATCCAACCGTCCCCATCGATGTCACGAGGGTCACCAGGCGCGTTGAGACCCCGCCCTGTCATGATCAGGTTGATGTCGGTACGGTCGATCTGGCCGTCCTTGTTCATGTCGCACTTATCTCGTGGTGTTATGACAAACGATGCCTCACTCCATGGCCCCCAGTCTTTGCCATCATTGGCCCGCACCCGGGCATAATAGGTGACGCCTGGGTCAAGTGCATTACCGGCATATACAACAGAAGAGCCGGTAAGAATTTCCGGCGGATTCCATAAAATAACACCTGTGGCATTCGGACCTGTCCAGACCTGTACCTCAATGCTCACCTGCGGATTACCTTCGGTGTCATTATAGTACCATGAAATGGTAGGCGTTAAACTGACCAAGTTCGTAACAGTGACAGGGTTTGTAGTAGGAGGTATGTTAACCTGCGCACTGGTAAACTCCACCTCTACCACCCTGTTCCTTGGGCAAGAGCTCCAAGTATCGTACCCGGAACCAGATGAGCTCAATTCGGACATAACGCTGCGATTGTACCGATAATCGTAGGCTGAGGCTAGCGGTGCCTCGTTAGCCCCTATCATCATCTTCACATAGTCGATGCCGGCGCCCTCATACTGGTAATCCTGCCAGATGCGCACCCTGTACTTACCGTCCGGATCAGGAAGGAACAGCGATAAGTCGTAGTCTCTGCTGACATATGAACTGTTGTAAGAGTGGCCATCTCTCTGGACCCAGCTGGCACCGTCCCAGGTATAGATCAAGTAGCTGCCACTTGTCGGCTCGTAGTAACCCTTTGAGACAAAAATAAATTCCCTAACACTTTTTGCTGCCAAAGGCTTAACGGGGAATTCAAGAGAAATCTTGTCACCCGGGGACATCTTTGCATAATTGCCGTCAGCGCTCTGTAAGTCACCGAGGACATTCTGCGAAGCATATGTTGCTTTGGAAGGTGCTACCTCTGCCACTGAGAAATCAGGGGCGCTGTCTGCGAAAAAAGCCACGTAGTCGATAAGGTGATACTTAACATCATGGGATACTGACCGCAACCTGACCGCAACCTTCTGGCCTGCCGTCAGGAACGGCTTCAGGTCAAAGGCTGCTACCGAGTGTTCAAAGCGCGGCAGCAGCCGTCCTCGTTCCTGCCATACGCGGTTCTTATCCATTGTTTCGACCACAACCGCCGGTGTTCCGCTGTAAGGCTGTGGTTTACCGGTCCCAAGGACAAAACCTTTGACTCCCAATATCAGTGTGGCTCCCCTCGCAACATCCACCTTTCCAAAATTCACCGTTACCGTGGCGCCATTATATGCGGCAAAACCCTTATCATCCTTTTTTGTCAGCAGGGCAGTAACGTCGTTACCTTTTGCCAAAGCGCTCACGGGCTTAATCAGTTTAGCAGGCTTATAGCTATGGATCGCACCCTTTTCATCAACAGCAACCGACACCCCGGCTGCATGATCTATTTCCAAAAGCTCCACATAATCGGTATAGGAATCTTCGCTTTCCCGTTCCTGGACCTCGATGGGGTAGACATCGCCCTTTGCAATGAGAGGAACTGCGAGTCGGTAGAAGTCAAGGTACTCGTTACTTGACATACGCGCTACTGAGTAAATGTCATTGTCGACCTCAAATCGCGTGCCATTCCATGGGGCCACCCACGGACAGGACGCCCAGGCGGAAGGATCTTCATATGCCTTAAGACTAAAGACCTTCTTCTCCGTTGGTACGTCATAGTACGTGATGGCCAGGTCGTCAATATAAACCCCGGACAGGTCGTCAGATGTATAAGGAGGGCAGTAGAAAGTCGGACTAGATGACTGGGCTGCAGCCCTCATTCGCAGATAGATTATGTTCTTGTTCTGGTCCGCATTTGCTGCATATGAATTGTCTATAGTAAACTCGTACTTGTGCCATGCCGGTGTAACATCACACGACGTCTCCATGTTGTTGTAAAATTGTGCCAGTGAATCCCAGCTCGAGCCATCCTTGGAGACAAAGAACTGTCCCCTGTCATACATACCATCAAGACTGACAAAGGCCCAGAACCGAACACGGATGACCTGATTAGCCGATACCTGGGGCAGCTTGATGGCGCCTGAAATAATCGACTCGTCTGAAGGTCTCGGCATTGTGCTGCCGAATTTGGTGCCCCAGCACTTACTACCATCATGGGCACTTCCCGGCCCTGGGGTTGCCGCCGGGACTCCCCATTGCCAGCCGGCCGTTGACCCGGCAGTTGAGACCGAAAAGCCGCCATTGTTGGCCTCGAATCCCTCTGAATAAACAATAGTTTCGGCGGAATTTGCTGTAGGAACAAAAAAGAACGACAGCAGCAAGACTGCCATGCCTAAGAGAAAAAATAGGTTTTTCTTCATGACTTACCCCCCTCCTAAATAAGTACCCTCAATATTCTTGATCCAACAACTTGCCTTCCATTAATGCTGATGAAAAATAATGAAATATCCTCTCATTAAAAACGTGTTCGTGGCATAGTCAATCTCGGGATCAATAAATACGGCGCAATAATGACTCCCCAAGGTGTTAAAGGAAGTCGACCACGTTGCAGAGTTAAAAGCATAAGGGGTAACAGAAGATGCGGTTATCACTTCGTCTCTGTTTATTCCCTCCTCCGCCATCCCGAACATCGCTGCCGAGGCATCAGAAATTCTCACCGCAAAAACAATCAGAAGCGCGAAAAAGAAATACTAAATCTATTCATCTTACCCTCTCTCATGATTGTTACCTCTAAAAAAATGATTTTAGACAGCGGACAAATTCAGTTGTCTCACAGAGATATCGGACGCTCTGTTTTTTAACCTCCTTTCTCTAGAAAATATTTGCCAATCCGGCATTCAAAGGTAATGTTCGCATTTTGGGTTGATAAAATGCACCAGAAATGGGAATGAAAAGTGCACAATCTGGAGGCTTTACCAGGTTCCCCACCGCATGGTCGGCAAAAAGGTCCTGCTGAAGATCAATAACGGCCTGATCCGCATTTACGGCTATCAGGATCTTCTGATTATCTATGCTGAACCTGGAACAAAGCACAATATGATTGCCGATCCGCGTTTCGGCGAAGAACTCAAGCATGACAAAGAACAGTTAAAAAGAAAGTACGGTAAGAGCAAGGGCCACCCGCGCCTGACCAATGGCAGCCTTTACATTGATGCGGCTTGTAGGGCCCCTT
It encodes the following:
- the tnpC gene encoding IS66 family transposase: MRWNRCSGASTDESESSASLLSASMPDHPVTRCKANVGLIAHLIVSKFADHLPLYRQDGFFKREGMTIPRATQASWLMQTYVSISALKKAFRQAVIGEADILFTDDTPIPLQVKGNGKLKKARLWVYLREGTDPPLVAYDFSLDRSKLRPIDYFEGYRGYVHADAYSGYDELFRKEELIVVGCWAHARRKFDEAISSRPQEATDILARIAMLYHEVETPCSHVTPEEHRHRRQEHAAPILAGIFEKLEELRSQTIPSEPLRKAVDYALNQRHALCRYLKDGRLRPDKNLAENAMCPVTLGRKNWLFVGSERGGRAAALSMSLIQSCKNCDINPWEYFDDMLRRIMSHPISRLRELLPDQWKPLPKDERGLLLPTKP
- a CDS encoding GNAT family N-acetyltransferase, producing the protein MIGAASLVMNAEMTSGELAVFVHDSYQGKGLGTRLLKALIDIARKNLFRKCMWRSFRRIHRCWEFSEGLDLQSVAFPGAPVNAC
- a CDS encoding VPLPA-CTERM sorting domain-containing protein, which encodes MKKTLLILFILTLMGFFSSASALALIIGFSPSSQTINQGGTALVDITATFESTSEIVSAYDFDVSYDSSILTATSVIFGTMLGNETLFEASTDFNLLPGVIDLAEVSFLADADLASLQGAGPITLATLSFSGDNFGMSSLMFINYGSGGNDVKGASNIQYGSPTLNGGSITVAPVPIPAACWLLGSGLMGLVGLRRNFQK
- a CDS encoding fibronectin type III domain-containing protein; this translates as MKKNLFFLLGMAVLLLSFFFVPTANSAETIVYSEGFEANNGGFSVSTAGSTAGWQWGVPAATPGPGSAHDGSKCWGTKFGSTMPRPSDESIISGAIKLPQVSANQVIRVRFWAFVSLDGMYDRGQFFVSKDGSSWDSLAQFYNNMETSCDVTPAWHKYEFTIDNSYAANADQNKNIIYLRMRAAAQSSSPTFYCPPYTSDDLSGVYIDDLAITYYDVPTEKKVFSLKAYEDPSAWASCPWVAPWNGTRFEVDNDIYSVARMSSNEYLDFYRLAVPLIAKGDVYPIEVQERESEDSYTDYVELLEIDHAAGVSVAVDEKGAIHSYKPAKLIKPVSALAKGNDVTALLTKKDDKGFAAYNGATVTVNFGKVDVARGATLILGVKGFVLGTGKPQPYSGTPAVVVETMDKNRVWQERGRLLPRFEHSVAAFDLKPFLTAGQKVAVRLRSVSHDVKYHLIDYVAFFADSAPDFSVAEVAPSKATYASQNVLGDLQSADGNYAKMSPGDKISLEFPVKPLAAKSVREFIFVSKGYYEPTSGSYLIYTWDGASWVQRDGHSYNSSYVSRDYDLSLFLPDPDGKYRVRIWQDYQYEGAGIDYVKMMIGANEAPLASAYDYRYNRSVMSELSSSGSGYDTWSSCPRNRVVEVEFTSAQVNIPPTTNPVTVTNLVSLTPTISWYYNDTEGNPQVSIEVQVWTGPNATGVILWNPPEILTGSSVVYAGNALDPGVTYYARVRANDGKDWGPWSEASFVITPRDKCDMNKDGQIDRTDINLIMTGRGLNAPGDPRDIDGDGWITVNDARGCTLRCTNPKCAP